Proteins encoded by one window of Agrobacterium vitis:
- a CDS encoding ABC transporter permease: MTVTSSPLPQATTGAGTPNEPLLDNQTTGDRMVVSSQWALMWFKFRRHKLAMIGLIATAAIYFLAIFAEFLSPTLPTTFKPQYTFAPPQPISLFHDGKFLPHVKGYKNVVDPKSFTRVFQVDDNAIIPIEFFARGESYDMWGLFTTNLHFIGPLDHTKPFYILGADRLGRDLLSRVIYGTRISMSIGLIGVFLSLVIGLVLGGISGYFGGIIDSVIQRTIEFIRSIPTIPLWLGLAAAMPKDWSSLKVYFVILVILSLIGWTEMARVVRGRFLSLRTEDFVTAARLDGASEMRVIGRHMMPSFTSHIIAAVTLAIPTMILAETSLSFLGLGLQPPIVSWGVLLQDAQNLRALTQAPWLLAPGVAVVIAVLSLNFLGDGLRDAADPYA, translated from the coding sequence ATGACCGTGACATCTTCTCCCCTGCCCCAAGCCACGACAGGCGCTGGTACGCCGAACGAACCGTTGCTGGACAATCAGACAACCGGCGATCGCATGGTGGTCTCCTCGCAATGGGCGTTGATGTGGTTCAAGTTTCGCCGCCACAAGCTGGCAATGATCGGCCTGATTGCCACGGCGGCAATCTATTTCCTGGCGATTTTTGCAGAATTCCTGTCGCCAACCCTGCCGACGACCTTCAAGCCGCAATATACATTCGCGCCGCCGCAGCCGATCAGCCTGTTTCACGATGGCAAATTCCTGCCACATGTGAAGGGCTACAAGAATGTCGTCGATCCGAAATCCTTCACCCGGGTTTTCCAGGTGGATGACAATGCCATTATCCCCATCGAGTTTTTTGCCCGTGGTGAAAGCTACGATATGTGGGGCCTGTTTACCACCAATCTGCACTTCATCGGCCCGCTCGATCACACCAAGCCCTTCTATATTCTGGGTGCCGACCGGCTTGGCCGCGATCTCCTGTCGCGCGTCATCTATGGCACGCGGATTTCCATGTCGATTGGCCTGATCGGCGTGTTTCTCAGCCTGGTGATCGGGCTGGTTCTGGGTGGCATATCCGGCTATTTCGGCGGCATCATCGATAGTGTCATCCAGCGCACCATCGAGTTTATCCGCTCTATCCCGACCATTCCGCTATGGCTGGGGCTTGCCGCCGCCATGCCGAAGGACTGGTCGTCGCTCAAGGTCTATTTCGTCATCCTGGTCATCCTTTCGCTGATCGGCTGGACCGAAATGGCCCGTGTGGTGCGTGGCCGCTTCCTGTCCTTGCGCACCGAGGATTTCGTCACTGCCGCACGGCTTGACGGTGCCAGCGAAATGCGGGTGATCGGACGTCATATGATGCCTTCCTTCACCAGCCACATTATCGCCGCCGTCACACTGGCAATCCCGACGATGATATTGGCGGAGACGTCACTGAGCTTCCTCGGCCTTGGTCTTCAGCCACCCATCGTCAGCTGGGGCGTATTGCTTCAGGATGCCCAAAACCTGCGGGCGCTGACCCAGGCACCGTGGCTGCTGGCGCCCGGCGTTGCTGTGGTGATCGCGGTGCTCAGCCTGAACTTCCTTGGCGACGGCCTGCGCGATGCAGCCGATCCCTATGCGTGA
- a CDS encoding SMP-30/gluconolactonase/LRE family protein yields the protein MREFTAQPLDIPAVTVAESPLWHDDALWYCDIEAGGLLRFNPQDSSLKRWTLDGALASIAPTDGGFIAGTSLGFEYLSPDGDRLKRELLHSPLIAAPGTRMNDGIADPSGRFWCGSIEPHSPHLGRLFCIDKGQVRVVRDGFRTLNGLAFSPDGRRLYVSDSHPTLARVWTIALDSDGMPLEPPQLFADLSEIGGRPDGASVDEDGFYWIAASDSGRVLRLDPKGRPDMVVHVPTTNPTNITFGGSDFRTAFITSLKPGGEGNAFAGLVFTVDLPVAGRKPDRYIA from the coding sequence ATGAGAGAATTTACCGCGCAACCGCTTGATATTCCAGCCGTTACTGTGGCGGAAAGCCCGCTATGGCATGATGACGCGCTCTGGTATTGCGACATTGAGGCAGGCGGCTTGCTGCGCTTTAATCCGCAAGATTCCAGCCTGAAGCGCTGGACGCTGGATGGCGCGCTCGCCTCCATCGCGCCAACGGATGGCGGCTTCATTGCCGGAACCTCGCTGGGGTTTGAATATCTGTCACCGGATGGCGACCGGCTGAAGCGGGAATTGCTGCATTCTCCTTTGATTGCTGCGCCCGGCACCCGGATGAATGACGGCATTGCCGATCCGTCCGGGCGGTTCTGGTGCGGCAGTATCGAGCCACACAGTCCGCATCTCGGGCGGCTTTTCTGCATCGACAAGGGGCAGGTCCGCGTGGTGCGCGACGGTTTTCGCACTTTGAACGGCCTTGCCTTTTCACCCGATGGCAGACGGCTTTATGTGTCCGACAGCCATCCCACCCTTGCAAGGGTCTGGACCATTGCGCTTGACAGTGACGGCATGCCATTGGAACCACCGCAACTGTTCGCGGATCTGTCGGAAATCGGCGGCCGTCCTGACGGCGCATCGGTGGACGAAGACGGTTTCTACTGGATCGCCGCCTCCGATAGCGGGCGCGTGCTGCGACTTGATCCCAAGGGCCGCCCCGACATGGTCGTCCATGTGCCAACCACCAATCCCACCAATATCACCTTTGGTGGCTCGGATTTCAGGACGGCTTTCATTACCAGCCTGAAGCCGGGGGGAGAAGGCAATGCGTTCGCTGGCCTGGTCTTTACAGTCGATCTCCCGGTGGCCGGGCGCAAACCGGACCGCTATATCGCTTAA
- a CDS encoding NAD-dependent epimerase/dehydratase family protein, with amino-acid sequence MTRLLITGAAGNIGTTLAPRLTALGYELVLSDLHDDAARGIKGADLGNFDAICGVMQGVDGVIHLGGMANEASFETVLNANIRGTYHIFEAARRLGVPRIVLASSYHVVGLHPFGAPIDETAPMLPDSFYGLSKAYGELLARTYHDKCGIQSVSVRIGSCFDTVRSPRMLTTWISADDLTRLVDRAFKVETLGCLMVYGVSDNDRGCMVSSDADKLGWKAQDRSQDAPMDQGRESEIIGPLLGGPFAEANLPQD; translated from the coding sequence ATGACCCGCCTTCTGATCACCGGTGCCGCCGGCAATATCGGCACCACGCTTGCGCCGCGCCTTACAGCACTGGGCTATGAACTGGTGTTGAGCGACTTGCATGACGATGCGGCCCGGGGCATCAAAGGTGCCGATCTCGGCAATTTCGATGCGATCTGCGGTGTCATGCAAGGCGTTGATGGCGTCATTCATCTCGGCGGCATGGCCAATGAGGCATCGTTCGAAACGGTGCTGAATGCCAATATTCGCGGCACCTACCACATATTCGAAGCAGCAAGACGCCTTGGCGTGCCGCGTATCGTGCTGGCCAGTTCCTACCATGTCGTCGGCTTGCACCCGTTCGGGGCGCCAATCGATGAGACCGCACCAATGCTGCCCGACAGTTTCTACGGCCTGTCCAAGGCCTATGGTGAGTTGCTGGCCCGCACCTATCATGACAAATGCGGCATTCAATCGGTATCCGTGCGCATCGGCTCCTGCTTCGACACGGTGCGCAGCCCCCGCATGCTCACCACATGGATCAGCGCCGATGACCTGACCCGTCTGGTCGACCGCGCCTTCAAGGTCGAAACGCTCGGCTGTCTGATGGTTTACGGCGTCTCCGATAACGATCGCGGCTGCATGGTGAGCAGCGACGCCGACAAACTCGGCTGGAAAGCGCAGGACCGCTCACAGGACGCGCCGATGGACCAGGGCCGCGAAAGCGAGATCATTGGTCCCCTGCTGGGCGGACCATTCGCCGAGGCAAACCTCCCGCAAGATTAA
- a CDS encoding ABC transporter permease, giving the protein MLRFITLRVLGMIPAMFAISLLTFVVIQLPPGDFVSTLAAQAAETGDTMSPAQLETLRQRYGIGEPVVLQYVHWIGGVMHGDFGYSFEWNQPVSQLVMQRMGMTALVAFITLMFVWLTALPIGIYSAVRKYSPGDYLFTLLGFIGMAIPNFLLAILLMYVATIHFGQSVGGLFSPEFANAPWSFARIGDFLKHVWIPVIILGASGTAALIRVMRANLLDELRKPYVEAALAKGLPERRAILRYPVRVAINPFISTVGWVLPTLISGELIVSTVMNLPTAGPLLLQALKSQDMYLAGAFLLMTGGLVLVGTLLSDILLAIVDPRIRLT; this is encoded by the coding sequence ATGTTACGGTTCATCACATTGCGCGTGCTGGGTATGATCCCCGCGATGTTTGCCATTTCGCTTCTGACCTTCGTGGTGATCCAGTTGCCGCCTGGCGATTTCGTCTCGACGCTGGCCGCCCAGGCGGCTGAAACCGGCGACACCATGTCTCCTGCCCAGTTGGAGACCCTGCGCCAGCGCTATGGCATCGGCGAGCCGGTCGTGCTGCAATATGTCCACTGGATCGGCGGCGTGATGCATGGCGATTTCGGCTATTCCTTCGAGTGGAACCAGCCGGTCAGCCAATTGGTGATGCAGCGGATGGGCATGACGGCGCTGGTCGCTTTCATCACCCTGATGTTCGTCTGGCTCACGGCCCTGCCGATCGGCATCTATTCCGCCGTGCGCAAATATTCTCCGGGAGATTACCTCTTTACCCTGCTGGGCTTTATCGGCATGGCGATCCCGAATTTCCTGCTGGCCATCCTCTTGATGTATGTGGCGACCATTCACTTCGGCCAGAGCGTCGGCGGGTTGTTTTCGCCGGAATTCGCCAATGCGCCCTGGTCGTTTGCCCGGATCGGGGATTTTCTCAAGCATGTCTGGATTCCGGTGATCATCCTGGGGGCCAGCGGCACGGCAGCGCTGATCCGCGTCATGCGCGCCAATCTGCTTGACGAATTGCGCAAGCCCTATGTGGAAGCGGCCCTTGCCAAGGGGCTGCCGGAACGACGTGCGATCCTGCGCTATCCGGTGCGCGTTGCAATCAATCCGTTCATTTCCACCGTCGGCTGGGTATTGCCAACTCTGATTTCCGGCGAGTTGATCGTGTCCACCGTGATGAACCTGCCCACCGCCGGACCTCTTCTTTTGCAGGCGCTGAAATCCCAGGACATGTACCTGGCCGGCGCCTTCCTGCTGATGACCGGTGGCCTGGTCCTGGTCGGCACGCTGCTGTCCGACATCCTGCTTGCCATCGTCGATCCAAGGATTCGTCTGACATGA
- a CDS encoding thioesterase domain-containing protein: MNVTALLVDLCRQELKRAVLPDDNLLEDGLTINRALRIIDRFWRETAIELDVNSFYLWPSPQALARAIENGSYLNLPKIVEIRKGCADKTLIVFAGGLSCFLEIQDFIQRLHFTGRILGMSLTPFDSSNRDPAVVADEIRTCLSALKDAGIPGPYCLMGYSFGGVLALELASAMQDAGEEIAFLGLIDTPQSEYNWPLSVWLSFMLKRLTRRLKTAKPGLAPSVIPTPGQSRRDGGLSIRHPWMAITTRAAGIATYFRPFLFRFRDPRDPDYPTMAPQWIGNYPPGYDRMARQLLRMKGLYRPKRYTGPLTFYRALGGSPIDCDPKTIWEAFLPGAEWIDIRGNHQSIVIGRNAETLARDLDHRLNEYLRCPSDQLTK; encoded by the coding sequence ATGAATGTCACGGCATTGCTGGTTGATCTCTGTCGCCAGGAATTGAAACGTGCTGTGTTGCCCGACGATAATCTGCTGGAAGACGGCCTGACCATCAACAGGGCCTTGCGCATCATTGACCGGTTCTGGCGGGAAACCGCGATAGAACTGGATGTCAACAGCTTCTACCTCTGGCCAAGCCCGCAGGCGCTTGCCCGTGCCATCGAAAATGGCTCCTATTTAAACCTGCCAAAGATTGTCGAAATCAGGAAGGGTTGCGCCGACAAGACATTGATCGTCTTTGCCGGAGGCTTGAGCTGTTTTCTGGAAATACAGGACTTCATTCAGCGCTTGCACTTTACGGGCCGAATTCTTGGCATGTCCCTGACGCCGTTTGATAGTAGCAATCGTGACCCGGCTGTTGTCGCGGACGAAATTCGCACCTGTCTCTCCGCCCTGAAAGACGCTGGCATTCCCGGTCCCTATTGCTTGATGGGCTATTCCTTCGGCGGGGTTTTGGCGCTGGAACTGGCGAGCGCCATGCAAGACGCTGGCGAGGAGATTGCCTTTCTTGGCCTGATCGACACGCCTCAAAGTGAGTATAATTGGCCTCTATCCGTCTGGCTTAGTTTCATGCTGAAACGCTTGACGCGGCGGCTGAAGACCGCAAAGCCCGGGCTTGCACCAAGCGTCATACCGACCCCAGGGCAGAGCAGGCGTGACGGCGGGCTCTCCATCAGACACCCATGGATGGCAATCACCACCAGAGCCGCTGGCATCGCCACTTATTTCCGCCCATTTCTGTTTCGCTTCCGCGATCCACGCGACCCCGACTATCCGACAATGGCACCGCAATGGATCGGCAATTACCCTCCCGGCTATGATCGAATGGCCCGTCAACTTCTGCGAATGAAGGGGCTCTACCGGCCAAAACGTTATACCGGGCCTTTGACGTTCTATCGCGCACTTGGCGGATCACCGATTGATTGCGATCCGAAGACCATATGGGAGGCTTTCCTGCCGGGCGCAGAGTGGATCGACATACGCGGCAATCACCAGAGCATTGTGATTGGCCGCAATGCCGAAACACTCGCCCGCGACCTGGATCATCGGCTGAACGAATACCTCAGATGTCCATCAGATCAGCTCACCAAGTAA
- a CDS encoding SDR family oxidoreductase: MSSSLADKKVLITAAGQGIGRASALAFARAGATVVATDINEQALASLEAEAGIITRRLNVLKDDEVKAVIAETGSFDVLFNCAGFVHAGSVLDMKDEELDFAFDLNVHAMVRTIRAVLPAMIEKGDGAIINMSSVASSVKGVANRCAYSITKAAVIGLTKSVSAEYVAQGIRCNAICPGTVESPSLQDRLKAQGDYEAARAAFIARQPIGRIGTPEEIADLAVYLAGATYTTGQAYAIDGGWSI; encoded by the coding sequence ATGTCGTCGTCTCTTGCTGATAAAAAAGTGCTGATAACAGCCGCTGGCCAAGGCATAGGCAGGGCCAGTGCGTTGGCCTTTGCCCGCGCCGGCGCCACGGTCGTTGCCACTGACATCAATGAGCAGGCGCTGGCCAGCCTGGAGGCGGAGGCCGGCATTATCACACGCCGGTTGAACGTTTTGAAGGACGACGAGGTCAAGGCGGTGATTGCCGAAACCGGTTCCTTCGACGTGCTGTTCAACTGCGCCGGTTTCGTTCATGCTGGCTCGGTCCTCGATATGAAGGACGAGGAATTGGACTTTGCCTTCGACCTCAATGTGCATGCCATGGTGCGTACCATCCGCGCCGTGCTGCCTGCAATGATCGAAAAAGGCGATGGCGCGATCATCAATATGTCTTCGGTCGCCTCCAGCGTGAAAGGTGTCGCCAACCGCTGCGCCTATTCCATCACCAAGGCTGCCGTGATCGGCCTGACCAAATCCGTCTCCGCCGAATATGTCGCCCAGGGCATCCGCTGCAATGCCATCTGCCCCGGGACGGTGGAAAGCCCTTCGCTTCAGGACAGGCTGAAGGCGCAAGGCGATTATGAGGCGGCCCGCGCCGCCTTCATCGCCCGCCAGCCGATCGGGCGGATCGGCACGCCGGAAGAGATCGCCGATCTTGCCGTCTATCTGGCCGGCGCCACCTATACGACCGGGCAGGCCTACGCCATCGACGGCGGCTGGTCGATTTAG
- a CDS encoding ABC transporter substrate-binding protein, which produces MMKSKQLLTKVALAALVGMPVMAIAQDYHQAPQLDALVKEGKLPPVEKRLPENPRVEDMVDRVGVYGGYQTGGLVGGNDRNALAKLTGYEPLMAWDREWSGKIIPNVATSYKASDDATTFTFELRKGMKWSNGMDFTAEDIAFMVNDVLPDDKLFPAKPAWMLVGGKLPVATVNSPTSVTIKFSGPNGLFLMNVAGVFGTQLTLMSKQYCGQFMPKFNPDAEKLAKDAGDASWIEHLTNKCGLEIEQVQRWRNPDMPVLGPWKIKDPYVSGATQVTFERNPYYWKVDPSGNQLPYLDGARYSVNSDVQTVLLAAIAGKINYQERHIGVNQNRPVLNEGADKGGYELIDRITGQGADTSFSFNMTHKDPEMRKIFGNKDFRVAMSIAIDRKSVIDAIYLGLTQPKQVAPNENTLYANDRLAHQYLDYDPDKANKLLDSIGLDKKDADGFRLRPDGKRLTFTVITPAALSNWGDVAELVIRYWQAVGVDARFQSMDRTRFYEVKNNNDHDVALWTGEGYGVDALLDPRLYMPVSVESNYAVAWGKAYLKMQGGEEPPEPVKKQWDLYNQIKSTTDQTKQTALFQQILDIAADQFYTIAISTPPAGFAVKAKNLHNVMNNAPTSWVYPSPAPSNTEQWFIQN; this is translated from the coding sequence ATGATGAAATCCAAACAATTACTCACCAAAGTGGCGCTTGCCGCATTGGTGGGCATGCCGGTCATGGCGATTGCCCAGGACTATCATCAGGCACCGCAGCTTGATGCGCTGGTCAAGGAAGGAAAATTGCCACCGGTCGAAAAACGCCTGCCGGAAAATCCGCGCGTCGAGGACATGGTGGACCGGGTTGGCGTCTATGGCGGCTACCAGACCGGCGGATTGGTAGGCGGTAATGACCGCAACGCGCTGGCAAAACTGACCGGCTACGAACCGCTGATGGCCTGGGACCGGGAATGGTCGGGCAAGATCATACCCAATGTCGCGACCTCCTACAAAGCCAGCGATGATGCCACGACCTTCACCTTCGAATTGCGCAAGGGCATGAAATGGTCGAACGGCATGGATTTCACCGCTGAAGACATCGCCTTCATGGTCAATGACGTGCTTCCCGACGACAAGCTGTTTCCAGCCAAACCCGCCTGGATGCTGGTCGGGGGCAAGCTGCCGGTGGCGACCGTCAACAGCCCGACCAGCGTCACCATCAAGTTCTCCGGCCCGAACGGCTTGTTCCTCATGAATGTCGCGGGCGTTTTCGGCACGCAGCTCACGTTGATGTCGAAGCAATATTGCGGCCAGTTCATGCCGAAATTCAATCCCGATGCCGAAAAGCTGGCGAAGGATGCCGGTGATGCCAGCTGGATCGAACATCTGACCAACAAGTGCGGATTGGAAATCGAGCAGGTTCAGCGCTGGCGCAATCCAGACATGCCCGTCCTCGGCCCCTGGAAGATCAAGGACCCCTATGTATCCGGCGCAACGCAGGTGACGTTCGAGCGCAATCCCTATTACTGGAAGGTCGATCCGTCGGGCAACCAGCTGCCTTATCTCGATGGCGCCCGCTACAGCGTCAATTCGGATGTGCAGACTGTGCTTCTGGCGGCGATTGCCGGCAAGATCAACTATCAGGAACGCCATATCGGCGTGAACCAGAACCGTCCGGTGCTGAACGAAGGCGCGGACAAGGGTGGTTACGAGTTGATCGACCGGATTACCGGTCAGGGTGCGGATACGTCCTTTTCCTTCAACATGACCCATAAGGACCCGGAGATGCGCAAGATCTTCGGCAACAAGGATTTCCGGGTGGCGATGAGCATCGCCATTGATCGCAAATCGGTCATCGACGCGATTTATCTGGGCCTGACGCAGCCGAAACAGGTGGCGCCAAACGAAAACACCCTCTACGCCAATGACCGGCTGGCGCATCAATATCTCGATTACGACCCTGACAAGGCCAACAAGCTGCTCGACAGCATCGGTCTCGACAAGAAGGATGCCGATGGCTTCCGGCTTCGTCCTGATGGCAAGCGCCTGACCTTTACCGTCATCACGCCGGCAGCGCTGTCCAACTGGGGCGATGTTGCCGAACTGGTCATTCGCTACTGGCAGGCCGTTGGCGTCGATGCGCGCTTCCAGTCGATGGACCGCACGCGGTTCTACGAGGTCAAGAACAACAATGATCATGACGTGGCGCTGTGGACCGGCGAAGGGTACGGCGTCGATGCCCTGCTTGATCCGCGCCTCTATATGCCGGTCTCGGTTGAATCCAACTATGCGGTCGCCTGGGGCAAGGCTTACCTGAAGATGCAAGGCGGAGAAGAGCCGCCGGAGCCGGTCAAGAAACAGTGGGATCTGTATAACCAGATCAAGTCCACCACCGATCAGACCAAGCAGACGGCGCTGTTCCAGCAGATTCTCGATATTGCCGCTGACCAGTTCTACACGATTGCGATTTCGACACCGCCGGCGGGCTTCGCCGTCAAGGCCAAGAACCTGCACAACGTGATGAACAATGCGCCGACCTCCTGGGTCTATCCAAGCCCGGCGCCCAGCAATACCGAGCAATGGTTCATCCAGAACTGA
- a CDS encoding fumarylacetoacetate hydrolase family protein, giving the protein MKLMRVGPIGQEKPALLDSDGKIRDLSAHVTDIGGAAISPEGLSQLAALNPATLPELAPGRIGACVSGTGKFICIGLNYSDHAAETGATVPPEPVIFMKATSAICGPNDEVLIPRGSEKTDWEVELGVVIGKTAKYVSEADAMDYVAGYCVSHDVSERAFQTERAGQWTKGKSCDTFGPIGPWLVTKDEIADPQNLKMWLTVNGETMQDGSSKTMVYGVAFLVSYLSQFMSLHPGDVISTGTPPGVGLGMKPPRFLKAGDVVELGIEGLGTQKQAFIADL; this is encoded by the coding sequence ATGAAACTGATGCGCGTTGGCCCGATTGGCCAGGAAAAGCCAGCCCTTCTCGATAGCGATGGCAAGATTCGCGATCTCTCCGCCCATGTAACCGATATCGGCGGCGCGGCGATTTCGCCGGAAGGACTGTCGCAACTGGCAGCGCTCAATCCAGCGACCCTGCCGGAACTTGCGCCCGGCCGGATCGGCGCCTGCGTCTCCGGCACTGGCAAGTTCATCTGCATCGGCCTCAACTATTCCGACCATGCCGCAGAAACCGGCGCAACCGTACCGCCTGAACCGGTGATCTTCATGAAGGCGACTTCAGCGATTTGCGGTCCTAACGATGAAGTATTGATCCCTCGCGGCTCGGAAAAAACCGACTGGGAAGTCGAACTTGGCGTCGTCATCGGCAAGACGGCAAAATATGTGTCCGAGGCAGATGCCATGGACTATGTCGCCGGTTATTGCGTTTCCCATGACGTGTCCGAGCGCGCCTTTCAGACCGAACGAGCCGGTCAATGGACCAAGGGAAAATCCTGCGACACGTTCGGCCCGATCGGTCCCTGGCTGGTCACCAAGGACGAGATTGCCGATCCACAGAACCTGAAAATGTGGCTGACCGTCAATGGCGAGACCATGCAGGACGGCTCCTCCAAGACCATGGTCTATGGCGTCGCCTTTCTCGTGTCCTATCTCAGCCAATTCATGAGCCTGCATCCAGGCGATGTGATCTCCACCGGCACACCGCCCGGCGTCGGCCTCGGCATGAAGCCACCGCGCTTCCTGAAAGCAGGCGACGTGGTTGAACTAGGCATCGAAGGTCTCGGCACTCAGAAACAGGCATTCATCGCCGACCTCTGA
- a CDS encoding ABC transporter ATP-binding protein, with protein sequence MTSNVKPLLQVKNLSVEFPVHRQVIQAVRNVSFDVYEGETLCVLGESGSGKSVTARAILKLLADPGRLTSGEILLAGENGKADRDIATLKSSSQDMQSIRGGQIAMIFQEPMTSLSPVHRIGEQIIEAILLHEKMDKAQARARAIDLLRQVRIPDPETAIDRYPFEYSGGMRQRAMIAMALSCNPRLLIADEPTTALDVTTQAEILDLIVSLQRERGMAVLFITHDIGVVAEIADRVMVMYRGEKVEEGLAEQVLRRPAAAYTAALLGAVLKLETPLPRRTLPAAAKPLMEVSDLHLQFGSRRRWGVKQTFGVKAIDGVSLTLAPGETLGIVGESGSGKTTLGRTMLQIYKPTAGHVHYADANGHDVDIAKASRNTMRHLYTEMRMVFQDPHSSLNPRMTVFETIAEPMRMMGLTTTQMRERVEYLLDRVGLPTNAINRYPHAFSGGQRQRISIARAIAPNPRLIIADEPTSALDVSLRHQVLDLLAELRAELGISFIFISHDITVVRYFCDRVAVMQKGKIVEMGDADDICLRPQHPYTQKLIASVPQPDMSRRRKPLIMPQATGVQ encoded by the coding sequence ATGACATCGAACGTAAAGCCCCTCTTGCAAGTCAAGAACCTCAGCGTCGAATTTCCCGTGCATCGTCAGGTGATCCAGGCTGTCCGCAATGTCTCCTTCGATGTCTATGAAGGTGAAACCCTTTGCGTGTTGGGCGAAAGCGGCTCGGGCAAAAGCGTCACGGCCCGCGCCATCCTGAAGCTGCTGGCCGATCCCGGTCGGCTGACATCAGGCGAGATCCTGCTTGCCGGCGAAAATGGCAAGGCCGACCGCGACATCGCCACGCTCAAATCCTCCAGCCAGGACATGCAATCGATCCGGGGCGGCCAGATCGCGATGATCTTCCAGGAGCCGATGACGTCGCTGTCACCGGTGCATCGGATTGGCGAGCAGATCATCGAAGCGATTCTCCTGCATGAGAAAATGGACAAGGCGCAGGCGCGCGCCCGTGCCATCGATCTGTTGCGCCAGGTGCGGATTCCCGATCCGGAAACCGCCATCGACCGCTATCCTTTCGAATATTCAGGCGGCATGCGCCAGCGCGCCATGATCGCCATGGCGCTGTCCTGCAATCCACGCCTGCTGATTGCCGATGAGCCGACCACGGCGCTCGACGTCACCACCCAGGCCGAAATTCTCGACCTGATCGTCTCACTTCAACGCGAGCGCGGCATGGCCGTGCTGTTCATTACCCACGACATCGGCGTGGTGGCTGAGATCGCTGACCGGGTGATGGTGATGTATCGCGGCGAAAAGGTCGAGGAAGGGTTGGCCGAACAGGTTCTGCGCCGCCCGGCTGCCGCCTATACCGCAGCGCTTCTGGGTGCCGTGCTAAAGCTGGAAACGCCCCTTCCCCGCCGCACGCTTCCCGCCGCCGCCAAGCCGCTGATGGAAGTTTCCGACCTGCACTTGCAGTTTGGTTCGCGCCGCCGCTGGGGAGTGAAACAGACATTCGGCGTCAAGGCTATCGACGGGGTCAGCCTGACGCTGGCGCCCGGCGAAACGCTTGGGATCGTCGGGGAAAGCGGATCGGGCAAGACCACGCTTGGCCGCACCATGCTGCAAATCTACAAGCCCACGGCTGGCCATGTGCATTATGCCGATGCCAATGGTCACGATGTTGACATCGCCAAAGCATCGCGTAACACCATGCGTCATCTCTATACGGAAATGCGCATGGTGTTTCAGGACCCACATTCTTCGCTCAATCCGCGCATGACGGTGTTTGAAACCATCGCCGAGCCGATGCGGATGATGGGCCTGACCACAACCCAGATGCGGGAACGGGTGGAATATCTGCTCGACCGCGTCGGCCTGCCGACCAATGCCATCAACCGCTATCCGCATGCTTTTTCCGGCGGCCAGCGTCAGCGCATTTCCATCGCTCGCGCCATTGCGCCCAATCCACGGCTGATCATCGCCGATGAGCCGACCTCGGCGCTGGACGTATCGCTTCGCCATCAGGTGCTTGATTTGCTGGCGGAATTGCGCGCCGAGCTTGGCATCAGCTTCATCTTCATCAGCCATGACATTACCGTGGTGCGCTATTTCTGCGATCGGGTGGCGGTGATGCAAAAGGGCAAGATCGTCGAAATGGGCGATGCTGACGATATCTGCCTGCGGCCGCAGCATCCCTATACCCAAAAGCTGATCGCCTCGGTGCCACAGCCCGATATGTCGAGACGGCGCAAACCGCTGATCATGCCGCAGGCGACGGGGGTGCAATGA